GAGTCAGGGACTTTCTTCCCTGGGGTTGAGCCACTGGAAAGAAAGACCACTGGTTTCCAAGCTTGGACGTAGCACCTCAGAACAGGCTCTGTGAAAGAGGGTAGGAGCAGTCATGGCAAAGCAGATCAAGAGGGACTATTTGGTATTTTCCCTGCCCTCCCTGGAATCAGGAGCACGATTCCAGAATCTGGCCTCTGTTTAGTCTGAAACATTTGTCTCTTAACCCTGCCCTTACCTCACATCCTCCCAGCAACAGGTTGTTTCTAATTCTGGAAAGGCTGTGGAGGAAACAGGCAGAGGTAGCCAAGAACCCTTCCCACAAACCAATGCACGCAGGGCCCTGGAAAGAACAGTGGTGACGAAGAACCTGGTGGGGAGGAGGGATCCAGAAGACAGAAAGCTCATTGTGCTTCAGGCCCTGTCCTGTGACATTGACTGTGACTAGCATGGGACTCTGGGGAGAGATGCTCACACCTACCCCCTCAGAACACCAACAGCTGAGATCCAGGACCCTATAAAGACCCAGAAAAGCAAGGgaagacaaaagacaaacaacacaCAGAATGGCCAACAAAGGAAAAGTAGTTCCTTCTACTTTTGGCTCTGAGTTATACCAAGGCCACAGAAGAGACATGACAGAAGAGGCTCTTGAACCAGGTCCTAAATGACACATCATATCTGCAAACACCCAGGAGGATAGTTAAAGGACATGACAAGATCCAAGGAAGACACTGAATCCTGCACCTTACCCTAAAGTGCTGTGGAGGTTTTAATTCTCCCTGTGATAATATTCCTAGGAAATCCTTCTTCCTATGGCCTGTGACAATGAACAGGAGGGATTGGGAGACAGCTCGGTAgggaaagcacttgctgtgcaagcatgggggcCTGAGTTAGGATTCCTGTACCCGTGTAAAAGTTTGACACATTCTTCTGTAACCTCAGTACtatggagacaggtagatccctggagctcggtggccagccatcctagccaaattgatgagctccaggttcagtgagtgatCCCCTCTCAAAAAGTAGTGAGGCCTGGAGacgtaactcagtggtagagtgcttatctcACATACACGATGCTGTAGTTTCAATCTCCAGTATCGTCAGGAAGAAAAGCAGGCCCGCTAGATAGTAAGGTAGAAAGCAATCAAGacatctgacattgacctctggcctcctcacacATGCACCCATAGGTACACATGCATTCACCCACACAGATgagcacacacgcatacatatatatataagatggaagggagggaggaagatggagagacgGCTCTTTGGTTAAGAGTGCaaactggctgggtggtggtgcacacctttagtcccagcactcaggaggcagaggcaagtggatctctgagtttgaggtcagccttctGGTcttcagaatgagttccaggacagccagggctacacaaagaaaccctgtcttgaaaacaaaacaaacaaataaacaaacaaaagtgcaTATTGTTCAACAATTTAGCTGCCTAAAGAagaactgaacaaggacaacatcAATAgtcatgctaacatggaagggggggGGGTCTCTCAAGAGGCCCCATCCCTGGACAAAGAACTAGAGGCACTTGAGGAATTACTGAGAGGGAAAATCGATCTTCCCCAGAGATGAGCTCCTtatttggttatccaatactaagtgGTCAGCCCTGCAAGCATATGCAAGCAAGCAACAGCAAACAGACTCAGCAAgctgtatctatgtgtgtgtataaaacaataaataaaaagaggccatgaattagaGAGGGAGTAAAGGGAGCATGGGGAGGTTGAAGAGAGTAAATGAAAGGGCAACatagtataattatattttaattaataaactaaatttttgcctggcagtggtggcccacgcctttaattccagcattcaagaagcagaggcaagcggatctctgtgaggtcgaggccagcctggtctacaaaggaagttccaggacagccagggctacacagagaaaccttgtctcaaaaaacctaataataataataatgtctttttcttgtccaaggagaggggaaaaaaaagagcacaAACTATTCTTGTagatgacccaagtttggttccaagcacccaagttgggcagctcacagctgcctataactccagttctagggagaTCAAGGGGGACCAAGATCCTCTGGAAGCACCTGCATTCACATacccatactttttaaaaatcaaaagtaagtCCATAtaatagatacacacacacacacacacacatacatacacacacacacacacacacacacacacacacacacgtgtgtgtgtgtgtgccagacaGAACTATTGATTCTAGCTGGGTACGATGACTCACATCTGCAGTCCAGGTGTGCAAATCCTCTGAACTGCCATCTTTCTTCTATAAAGTTGTGCTTTCTAGCTTTGCACCATCTTGGTTCTAGATTGGGAGAAACCAATCCAAAGGGGACCctcaggaagagagaaacacacaAGGGCAAAGggtgaaagagaaaggaggaaagcgCCTCATACACTTAGCGACAGTGAAAGGTCTTTATTGCCCACCAGCCACCAGCAGTTTCCCAGCCACAAGCAGGGTCCTCTGGGTCTCTCTAACCCACTCTCCGGACCCATGAGATGCAGCCACAGTCCAGCTCTCTCCTCCCAGGGGATCAAGGTGCTTCTGGATTATATGATGTAGCAGAAGGCCCTCACAGGGACAGAGCAGCGTTTCTgtggaggaggacaggagagggccCCTCTTGGCACACATGAGGGAGGGTTACCCTGAAGAGGAGGGTGGGATGAACGGGGCTCTTAAGTGGGGATGGTGCCAGTGGCAAAGAGCAcaatgaggatgatgatgacaaAAACAATCACACAGATGATGACAATCATCTTCACATTCTTCCACCAGAACTTCCGGGCCACCTTCTGCGATGTTGTCTTGAAGTGTTCAGACTGTTAGGGACAAGATAAAGTAGTGACCCAATGGCTCTTTCCCTCAGGACAAGAGTACAAATGGAGGCCCACAAGTCATAGGGTAGATGTTTACATCTATACTGAAACAAAGTTGCGGGAGCTAGGGCATAGCTaccccaaaattaattaattaagcaaTTAATTAATCTTTCCTGTTACAATGGGAATggaaagtttgtttgtttgatttgaaaCAAGAgtttttctctgtaacagccctggctgtcctggaactcactttatagacccggctgacctcaaattctcaCAGATCTGCttaactctgccttctgagtgcagggattaaaggtgtatgccaccacaaccagttatgggaaagggaaagtttttttaaatatttttataacatttatttgtgtctgtgtgtgttgccGTATGCAGCACACTACCCATGTGGTGGACAGAGGGCAACatgcaggagctggttctctttttccactcTGTGAGTCCCGGGGATTGAACTCGTGTAATCAGCCATGGTGACAAGAGTCTTTACCccttgagctatctctctgggttttgtttgtttgtttgtttttaactttttgttttgtttttcaagacaggatttctctgtgcagctttggagtctatcctggcactcgctctgtagaccaggctggccttgaactcacagcgatctgcctgcctctgccaccaaagtCTGGCCATTattaacttttgagacagggactcactatgtatccctgactggtCTGGGACTTCAGAGACCTGTCTATCTCTGCTTGCTGGGTGCTACAATGTATTACCCTCCTACCTTGATAAATCCCTTTCCACAACAATCTGTAAGCTAAGTTCTGGGTTAGAATGCTTGAGCTCATGGAGATTCTCTCTGAGCATGGCAGGGGCCAGGACTTCCcttccattcctttttctttctttctagtcaAGATCTCATATAGCAAAGACTGGCCTCCATTCCTGTGTAgagaaggatgaccttgaacttttaaaaattatattttttatttatgtttgtgtgtgtagtgtgcacaTACcagagtggaggtcagaggttattTTGTAGGAATTGAGTCTGTCCTTCCACCAAACATGTGCATTCCAGGTACAGTACTCAAGTCCTTaggcttgtcagcaagtgcctttaccctttgagccatcttgatggcctggttttgaacttctgatcctctggctgctaccttccaagagctggggttacaggcatgcaccacaatcctctgtttatatggtgtcagggactgaacccagggtttcatgaatTCTAGTCAAGAACTCTTACCACCTGAGCCGTGTCTCCaacctcccttctttttcttgccctcctcccccaactGGCCTGCGCACTGAGGGGTCTTTTACCTATGCTCACAATCTAGGTTTGTTTGATTGGCAGAGCAATCTGGCCTTTGGAGCAGACCCTcaggctggggtgggagggggttACAAGAATGTGCTCCAGATGTGCACATCTCCTGGCTCTATAACACTTTGTCTTCTAGGGACTGTGGAagctggaggaagaagcagggcaCAACAAAGGTTGGAAGAATAAGAAAATACCTCCTGCTCCCCAAGGTAACTTAGAGTCACTAAGTCTCCATGTACCCAGCTTACGTTTGGGACTCACAgcatgtggaaactgaggctccagcCTTGGCTGAGCAGCTGGTCTGAGCCCATGGCTGCAAAGAGGAGATGGTCTAAGCAAGATGTGTAGGAGATATTATTCTGGCCTTTGGCAGGCAGAGGGATCCTAGGATCAAAGAATTTCACTGCTCTTTCCAGTTGTGTTTTAAAGCAGACTCAGCAGAACTCTATTTTTACAGTCCCAGCCTAATCATGCCTCAAAGAAGCCTAAGAATGCAGCAGTGGACTGAGCTGTCTCAGAAACGGCTCTGCGGGTGGACCCCCCACCCAAGCCCAAATGGACCCACTTACCAGGCTCTGTACTAACCAGTCAAGTAGCAAGGAACCAGAAGTGGGGGCTCAACAATCCCCTCAATAGGCAAGAGGCCAGTAGACATGGCAGTCTGCCATCTCTTCTGCTCATCAGCCTCCACCCCACAGCCTCCCCTCTTGAGATCTCTCCTTCTAATCCCAGTTTGCTCCCCATCTCACCGTGGCTTCCAAGTCCTCAGTCTTGTTTCGGAGATGGTCCAAGTTTTCCCCTCGGGCCAAGATTCTTTCCACATTCTGGGTCATGATATTCTTGACTCCCTCCACCTCACTCTGCAGGTTCCTAACTCGGTCATTTCCGGCACCCCCACTGGCCTCCTCCTGGGTGTCAATACAGGGGTTAATTAGGCCAAGCAGCAGAGGATCCAAGAGGCCACAGGAGGTTGGAAGAACTAAAGTAGATTTTAGCCATTTCCAATACTTTAACTGTTTACAAAGAGAATGTTATTTGTCTATGATCACATGggtgcacgcacatgtgtgtaTCGAGGCATGGAAGGCCAGAGATCAGCGGTGGGTGGTCAGGTGTCACTCGGCAGGTGCCTTCCACCTCAGAGGCTGGGTCTCccattggcctggagctctcaGATtaggctgaccagcaagccccagggatcagCCTATCTCTACCATCCTAATGCTAGGAGCCATCACACCTAGTGCTTGTACCatcacacctgattttttttttttttttttaaacgtgggtctggggatccaactcaaaTCTCCATTCTTATGTGACAAaaacttcacccactgagccacctccccagctttattatttacttatttatttgagactgggtctcgTATAGCCTAAGAAGGCCTCAAGCTTCCTAAGTAGGAtgacctcctgtctctacccaccctgtgctgagattacaggtgtgcaccaccatccctgatttatgagatgctgggaatcaaacccagagcttcatgcattccaggcaagcactctaccaactgagccacattctcAGTCCTgcaatatatatgcacacacatacatacctctgtgtgtgtgtgtgtgtgtgtgtgtgtgtgtgtgtgtgtgtgtgtacctatcaGTGGGGGTGGCGTGgggacatgcatgcacaccacagcactcatgtggaggtcagaggaaaatgttCACGAGTGGGTTATCTTCTACAGTCGGATGGATAGAAGTAGGTGGGATACTGAACTTAGGCTAACATGCTTGCACTGCCTGTCAAGCCATCTTGGCTGCCACATAAGTGCACATAAGTCCCAGAAGATGAGATTTGATTCTGGACTGTCATTCGCCTTCTTTTTGGGATTTACAGGGTCCCTGACAAGGAAAAACAGCGCACACCTCTCCCTACTTCCACTCTCCACAAAGAGGGTCAAGGGGATGACACAGCTGGCATTTCAGTTTTCCTCAGCAGTGCACAGCCAAGCCACCCTCTTCCCAATCCTAGTGGTTCTTACTAGAAAGGTGAGGGCTGGCCAACAGAGCACCCTTGTCTGACCCAACCCAAGTGCCTGTCCAGACAGCTGTTGGTGAGTTGCTCTGGTTCCTGCCTGCTGGGCAGTGTAACTGCGGTTCGGTGGCTGTGGCCCCCAGAAAGTATCATGTGCCGTGCCGTTGGACCACACACTTCTGCTTTCCCCAGAAATGAACGACTGGTATAGGCCACACACCACTGCCTGCTT
This is a stretch of genomic DNA from Cricetulus griseus strain 17A/GY chromosome 8, alternate assembly CriGri-PICRH-1.0, whole genome shotgun sequence. It encodes these proteins:
- the Vamp8 gene encoding vesicle-associated membrane protein 8; this encodes MEEASGGAGNDRVRNLQSEVEGVKNIMTQNVERILARGENLDHLRNKTEDLEATSEHFKTTSQKVARKFWWKNVKMIVIICVIVFVIIILIVLFATGTIPT